Proteins encoded within one genomic window of Mesobacillus subterraneus:
- a CDS encoding aldehyde dehydrogenase: MNLAQPQAIKDAKLFINGDYIDAVSGETFDTIDPSTNKKLASVAKAGVEDAKHAIDVAQKTFESGIWSEMPVAERTKILVRMSDLVMEKVDELALIETLDVGKPIKESRGFDIPRAAANLRFFAEMANYINHEHYDQARYMSYSKYAPAGVTSLIIPWNLPFMQMTWKASAAIAAGNTVVVKPASYTPLSAVMLGEIANEAGLPPGVLNIITGPGGTAGTEMTRNPSVRRISFVGDSTTGRTVMQNAASQLIPVSLELGGKSANIVFADADLDEAVAGSIEAIFRNQGEICLAGSRLLIQESIYDKFMEKFVAAARALKVGNPLDQETDMGALVSKGHLETVDEYVQIGLGEGAKLATGGKRIASLGEGNFYEPTVLYDVDNKMRVAQEEIFSPVLVVIPFKTEEDAVRIANDSMYGLAGVVWTNDLRRAHRVAAKVHSGLLWINCWYYRDLRTPFGGSKASGIGREGGRHSFEFYTEAKTITMKL; this comes from the coding sequence ATGAATCTTGCTCAACCACAGGCTATAAAGGATGCAAAACTATTTATTAACGGTGATTATATTGATGCCGTGTCAGGGGAAACATTTGACACGATCGATCCATCGACAAACAAGAAGCTGGCCTCTGTGGCGAAAGCTGGTGTTGAGGATGCGAAGCACGCAATCGATGTTGCACAGAAGACTTTCGAAAGCGGCATCTGGAGTGAGATGCCTGTGGCTGAAAGAACGAAGATTTTAGTCAGGATGTCTGATTTAGTCATGGAAAAGGTTGATGAATTGGCGCTGATCGAGACGCTTGATGTCGGGAAGCCAATTAAGGAAAGCCGTGGGTTTGATATCCCGCGGGCTGCTGCGAACCTGCGCTTTTTTGCCGAGATGGCGAACTATATTAACCATGAGCATTATGACCAGGCTCGATATATGTCCTATTCCAAATACGCTCCGGCTGGGGTGACCAGCTTGATCATTCCATGGAACCTTCCGTTCATGCAGATGACGTGGAAGGCTTCGGCAGCGATAGCCGCGGGTAATACGGTTGTCGTAAAACCGGCTTCCTATACTCCATTGAGCGCCGTAATGCTTGGCGAGATTGCCAATGAAGCGGGATTGCCACCAGGAGTGTTGAATATTATCACGGGTCCTGGCGGCACGGCCGGAACAGAGATGACACGTAACCCATCAGTGCGAAGGATTTCCTTTGTCGGCGACAGTACGACAGGGCGCACGGTGATGCAAAACGCCGCTTCCCAGCTGATTCCCGTTTCTCTTGAGCTTGGCGGCAAATCGGCCAATATCGTGTTTGCGGATGCGGACCTCGATGAAGCAGTTGCTGGATCGATTGAAGCGATTTTCCGGAATCAGGGTGAAATTTGTCTTGCTGGTTCTCGCTTGCTGATTCAGGAGAGCATTTATGATAAATTCATGGAAAAGTTCGTCGCTGCGGCTCGCGCTTTGAAGGTAGGCAATCCACTTGATCAAGAGACGGATATGGGAGCACTTGTTTCAAAAGGCCATCTGGAAACCGTCGATGAATATGTCCAGATCGGATTAGGTGAAGGCGCAAAACTCGCAACAGGCGGAAAGCGCATTGCCAGTCTTGGAGAGGGCAACTTCTATGAACCTACTGTTTTATACGATGTGGATAACAAGATGCGCGTGGCTCAGGAAGAAATTTTCAGCCCAGTGCTGGTCGTGATTCCGTTTAAAACAGAAGAAGATGCTGTTAGGATTGCGAACGATTCGATGTATGGACTTGCTGGTGTCGTATGGACGAATGACCTGCGGCGCGCACATCGTGTCGCTGCAAAAGTGCACTCCGGCTTGTTGTGGATAAACTGCTGGTATTATCGCGACCTCCGCACACCGTTTGGCGGATCGAAAGCAAGCGGCATCGGACGAGAAGGCGGCAGGCACAGCTTCGAGTTTTATACCGAAGCCAAGACGATTACGATGAAGCTATAA
- a CDS encoding RidA family protein, whose product MEKALVTPEERLQELGLSLPAPRPSAGNYVSCVRTGNLIFTSGQGTNEYRGRLGEDVSIEVGYDAARQCMLNLLTVLKQELGELSKVKRVVKVLGFVNSSPDFTDQPKVMNGASDLLVQVFGDRGKHGRSAVGMAQLPLNNAVEVEMIVEVEDEEGGLG is encoded by the coding sequence ATGGAGAAAGCCTTAGTTACACCAGAAGAACGATTGCAAGAGCTTGGTCTCTCTTTGCCAGCTCCCCGTCCGTCGGCTGGGAATTATGTTAGCTGTGTAAGGACGGGCAACCTTATTTTCACATCCGGACAGGGGACGAATGAGTACCGCGGTCGGCTTGGCGAAGATGTCTCGATCGAGGTTGGCTACGATGCGGCAAGGCAGTGCATGCTGAATTTACTGACGGTGCTGAAGCAGGAACTAGGAGAGCTAAGCAAGGTCAAGCGAGTTGTGAAAGTGCTCGGCTTCGTGAATAGTTCACCTGATTTTACCGACCAGCCAAAGGTCATGAATGGGGCTTCCGATTTGCTGGTACAGGTGTTCGGCGATCGCGGGAAGCATGGGAGATCTGCTGTCGGGATGGCGCAGCTGCCCTTGAATAACGCTGTTGAAGTTGAAATGATCGTTGAAGTTGAGGATGAGGAGGGCGGATTAGGATGA
- a CDS encoding 3-hydroxyanthranilate 3,4-dioxygenase: MKSQFVPINLMKFIEENRDQLKPPVNNKVIWKDAELMVMLLGGPNKRRDFHVDPSEEIFYQIQGSCYVEVINAEGKREVVEVKEGEMFHLPPNVPHSPHRVADTIGLVIERNRAQGELEDFVWFCDECDHEMHRATIQLTNIEKQVKEAIASFNGNEELRKCDNCGHMMPPEASEWKCE, translated from the coding sequence ATGAAAAGCCAATTTGTTCCGATCAATCTTATGAAGTTTATTGAGGAAAACAGAGACCAGCTGAAGCCTCCGGTCAATAACAAGGTAATCTGGAAGGATGCAGAGTTAATGGTCATGCTGTTGGGCGGGCCAAACAAGAGACGTGATTTCCATGTTGATCCGTCTGAGGAGATTTTCTACCAAATCCAGGGAAGCTGCTATGTTGAGGTCATCAATGCTGAAGGAAAGCGTGAAGTCGTTGAAGTGAAGGAAGGGGAAATGTTCCACCTCCCGCCAAATGTCCCGCACTCTCCACACCGTGTAGCAGACACTATTGGTCTAGTAATCGAGCGTAACCGTGCTCAAGGTGAACTCGAGGATTTCGTCTGGTTCTGCGATGAGTGCGACCATGAGATGCACCGCGCGACAATCCAGCTGACAAACATTGAAAAGCAGGTGAAGGAAGCGATCGCCAGCTTTAATGGAAATGAGGAGCTGCGCAAGTGTGATAACTGTGGACATATGATGCCGCCAGAAGCGAGTGAATGGAAATGCGAGTAG
- a CDS encoding NADPH-dependent FMN reductase — protein sequence MGISGTIIGAKTGIVVRKVLDDVKKKYPDIEVEMLDMMDYDVEFCDGRPPEKYSADTKAVIEKVTSADFYVIGTPIFQGSIPGVLKNLFDLIHPDAFRNKVMGFVANGGTYQHFLVIENQLKPIAGYFRAFVAPSYVYANYDHFNSENEIVDEDLLKRISSLADEVVHMQKSLKGSTAKVTE from the coding sequence TTGGGAATATCAGGCACAATCATCGGCGCGAAAACAGGCATTGTTGTCCGTAAAGTGCTTGATGATGTGAAAAAGAAGTACCCGGACATCGAGGTGGAAATGCTCGATATGATGGATTACGATGTGGAGTTCTGTGACGGACGTCCGCCGGAGAAATATTCAGCAGATACAAAAGCGGTGATTGAAAAAGTCACATCTGCCGATTTTTACGTGATTGGGACACCTATTTTTCAGGGTTCCATTCCAGGGGTGTTGAAAAATCTTTTTGACCTTATTCACCCAGATGCATTCCGAAATAAAGTGATGGGATTCGTCGCCAACGGCGGAACGTACCAACATTTCCTGGTGATTGAAAATCAGCTTAAGCCGATTGCCGGATACTTTAGGGCGTTTGTAGCACCTAGCTATGTGTACGCCAACTACGATCATTTTAATTCTGAAAATGAAATCGTTGATGAGGATTTGCTGAAGCGGATTTCAAGTTTGGCCGACGAAGTCGTTCATATGCAAAAGTCATTGAAGGGCAGCACGGCGAAGGTTACGGAGTGA
- a CDS encoding FAD synthetase has translation MKTHIYSSLELPQSIVAIGAFDGVHRGHQTVIRQAVQRGRKLKVPSVVFTFDPPPRVFFQGARMLTTVEEKLAKIEKLGARHAVVARFDEVYARRSAYEFIDSLAKLNPAEIMVGGDFRFGKARLGDVSLLEKYFKVSVTNPVRCSQGSVISSSRIRQLISEGEIHLSNSLLGWPAGK, from the coding sequence ATGAAAACACATATTTATTCTTCATTGGAACTGCCTCAATCTATCGTCGCGATTGGAGCGTTTGACGGAGTCCATCGAGGGCACCAAACGGTCATCCGGCAGGCAGTACAGCGAGGCAGGAAGCTGAAGGTTCCGAGTGTGGTGTTTACATTTGATCCTCCACCGCGGGTGTTTTTTCAAGGAGCAAGGATGCTGACAACTGTCGAGGAGAAGCTGGCTAAAATTGAGAAGCTTGGTGCCCGGCATGCTGTAGTTGCCAGGTTTGATGAGGTGTATGCCCGGCGGAGTGCTTATGAGTTCATCGACAGCCTGGCGAAGCTCAATCCGGCTGAAATTATGGTAGGCGGTGATTTTCGGTTTGGTAAAGCCCGCCTTGGAGATGTTTCTCTCCTTGAAAAGTATTTTAAGGTTTCTGTCACGAATCCAGTCCGCTGCTCTCAGGGAAGCGTGATTTCTTCCAGCAGGATTCGTCAGCTCATTTCTGAGGGTGAGATTCACCTTTCGAATTCACTGCTCGGCTGGCCAGCAGGAAAGTAG
- a CDS encoding 4-hydroxyphenylacetate 3-hydroxylase family protein has protein sequence MGIRTGAQYIEAVKARKPEVWLSGKRIENLFEEPVFKQPILEIAKLYDMQHDPEFQDKITHVCEETGERVNNAFLVPKNYEDLVKRRNVFEAFAKATFGLMGRTPDFLNVVVTSMYYNSWFFEKYNKNWAENVRNYYKYIRDNDIFLTHAIINPQNDRSKNSHEQKDTYTHLGAVKETPDGLVVRGAKMLATLAPVTDEVIIYSFPGFAPGDEKYALAFAIPIDTPGLRIICREPMQDGQRSFFDHPLASRFEEMDALLVFDDVVVPWDRVFLHNNVEAANKLYPMTGAGQQPAHQSGVRGLVKLEFATQVAMKVADTIGVDGYLNVQDQLGELAQSLESIRALLKVAEYEHTMTEHGEAMPAYVPLETIRGLLPKMYPRAIEVIQIVGAGGLLMSPTGADFESDELRGSIDNYYVGREGVTSLERVSIFKLAWDLCGEAFGQRLLQYERYYTGDPIRKRGIFYNNYKRQTTLTMVDEALKGAQLDNKEALTN, from the coding sequence ATGGGAATTAGGACTGGGGCTCAATATATTGAAGCGGTTAAAGCACGTAAACCTGAAGTTTGGCTTTCTGGTAAAAGGATCGAAAATTTATTTGAGGAGCCGGTGTTCAAGCAGCCAATCCTTGAAATCGCAAAGCTGTACGACATGCAGCATGATCCTGAATTCCAGGATAAGATTACTCACGTTTGTGAGGAAACCGGTGAGCGGGTGAATAACGCATTCCTCGTACCGAAAAATTATGAAGATTTAGTCAAGCGCCGCAATGTTTTCGAAGCATTTGCGAAGGCAACATTTGGTCTCATGGGAAGGACTCCGGATTTCTTGAACGTCGTTGTGACATCCATGTACTACAATTCCTGGTTCTTTGAAAAATACAATAAAAACTGGGCAGAGAATGTTCGCAACTATTATAAATACATCCGTGACAATGACATCTTCTTAACCCACGCGATTATCAACCCGCAAAATGACCGCAGCAAGAATTCACATGAACAGAAGGATACGTACACACACCTTGGTGCAGTAAAGGAAACTCCGGATGGCTTGGTTGTCAGGGGAGCGAAAATGCTGGCAACACTTGCACCGGTAACAGATGAAGTGATCATCTATTCTTTCCCAGGATTTGCGCCTGGTGATGAAAAATATGCACTGGCATTCGCAATTCCGATTGACACTCCAGGGCTGCGAATCATTTGCCGCGAGCCAATGCAGGATGGGCAGCGATCCTTCTTCGATCACCCACTTGCTTCAAGGTTTGAAGAAATGGATGCATTGCTTGTGTTCGATGATGTCGTTGTTCCTTGGGATCGCGTTTTCCTTCATAACAATGTCGAGGCAGCCAATAAGCTCTATCCTATGACTGGTGCAGGACAGCAGCCAGCTCACCAGTCCGGTGTCCGCGGTCTTGTGAAATTGGAGTTCGCGACACAGGTGGCGATGAAGGTTGCCGATACAATCGGTGTTGACGGATATTTAAATGTCCAGGACCAGCTTGGCGAACTCGCACAGTCACTTGAATCAATCAGGGCATTATTAAAAGTTGCGGAATACGAGCACACAATGACCGAGCATGGTGAGGCGATGCCAGCTTATGTACCGCTTGAAACGATTCGGGGCTTGCTGCCGAAAATGTATCCGCGGGCCATTGAGGTCATCCAGATTGTTGGAGCAGGCGGCTTGCTGATGTCTCCAACAGGCGCTGATTTTGAAAGTGATGAATTAAGAGGTTCGATTGATAACTACTACGTTGGACGAGAAGGAGTTACTTCTTTGGAACGCGTCAGCATTTTCAAGCTGGCATGGGATCTGTGTGGCGAGGCATTCGGACAGCGACTATTGCAGTATGAACGCTACTACACAGGAGATCCAATCCGTAAACGCGGAATTTTCTATAACAACTATAAACGCCAAACAACACTTACGATGGTCGACGAGGCGTTAAAGGGCGCACAGTTGGATAATAAGGAAGCGCTTACAAACTAG
- a CDS encoding Crp/Fnr family transcriptional regulator: MVTVYEEVFHWENYLRYGTRQFFRKKECIYKQGEYGEGFYYLHKGLVRIVTESAAGKENMLNIVIPNQLLGVQSLDQKTHFTTAIAVKDSIVYHFSADEFRKLMITHPELFKLFSKSVIHKMKILLDRINMNALTSEQKLAVLLHNICDEFKNYEIPISQQDLACCTGLTRITVYKVLKQWQEAGIIEIAKRKYFIKKPDFLRNLVS, encoded by the coding sequence ATGGTTACGGTGTATGAGGAAGTCTTTCATTGGGAGAATTATTTGAGATACGGTACTCGGCAGTTTTTCAGAAAAAAGGAGTGCATTTATAAGCAAGGGGAATATGGTGAAGGCTTTTATTATCTGCACAAAGGACTTGTAAGAATCGTCACAGAATCAGCTGCTGGAAAAGAAAACATGCTGAACATCGTCATCCCTAACCAGTTGTTGGGTGTCCAGTCACTCGACCAGAAAACACATTTCACAACCGCAATCGCAGTTAAAGACTCCATCGTTTATCACTTCTCAGCAGATGAATTCCGAAAACTCATGATCACCCATCCAGAGCTCTTCAAGCTTTTTTCAAAAAGCGTTATCCACAAAATGAAAATTCTTTTAGACCGGATAAATATGAATGCGCTTACATCGGAACAAAAGCTAGCCGTCTTACTCCACAACATCTGCGATGAATTCAAGAATTACGAGATTCCGATTTCCCAGCAAGACCTTGCCTGTTGCACCGGACTTACAAGAATTACCGTCTATAAAGTCCTCAAACAATGGCAGGAAGCCGGCATAATTGAGATCGCCAAACGAAAATACTTCATAAAAAAACCAGATTTCCTAAGAAACCTGGTTAGTTAA
- a CDS encoding Crp/Fnr family transcriptional regulator codes for MHFLRYQWEPYLSYGKLFEFEKNKVVYLQGEAGRGIFYLKKGEIKVTLLSDKGDERIINMVPPGMLFGEHGVHGEPYLTSGTTTCPSLVYYFSDDVIATICRQHPEAAGIYTDSLIYKFRTLAEIIAHLDSPVEQQMAFYLLKLVQENGNASMNQTAFSKYIGTSRITVNKIIQKWKQNGYIELHKREIIITNFDKIRALASHHHVD; via the coding sequence ATGCATTTTCTTCGTTATCAATGGGAGCCCTATTTGTCCTATGGAAAGCTGTTTGAGTTCGAGAAGAACAAGGTTGTCTATCTTCAGGGGGAAGCTGGAAGAGGGATCTTTTATTTGAAGAAAGGTGAAATCAAAGTTACGCTTCTTTCGGACAAGGGAGATGAGCGGATCATCAACATGGTTCCGCCTGGGATGCTGTTCGGTGAACATGGTGTCCATGGAGAGCCTTACTTGACGAGCGGAACGACGACTTGTCCTTCGCTGGTTTATTATTTTTCCGATGATGTCATTGCGACGATTTGCAGGCAACATCCGGAAGCGGCGGGAATTTATACAGACTCGCTGATTTATAAATTCAGGACGCTGGCCGAAATCATTGCCCATCTGGATAGTCCGGTTGAGCAGCAAATGGCGTTTTATCTGCTCAAGCTTGTTCAGGAGAACGGGAATGCCTCGATGAATCAGACGGCTTTTTCTAAATACATTGGCACGTCCCGTATTACCGTGAACAAGATTATTCAAAAGTGGAAGCAGAACGGATACATAGAGCTTCACAAGCGTGAAATCATTATCACCAACTTTGATAAAATAAGGGCGCTTGCCAGTCATCACCATGTGGATTAA
- a CDS encoding FtsX-like permease family protein, which yields MTFNQVVWKMVRVNYKKYIFYYLCNSFAVMFFFMFSTVYFNSRVEQGKKMESLQDALSIPGAALIIFTIFFISYAHNVFMKKRKSEFGLFMTLGMARRDLSKLLILENAAIAILSILSGLLAGAIFSRLFFMLLMNFIELEDVPFHFTGKMFFFSIGAFIAVFILAVGKSLLQTMRSSLILSMKSNRYADSIKMRSPLIGGFGLLMMAGSLLILYFTFESSNGAYLPLWTLSMLLGLYISINQAASFLINLAKKFPGFYYRRLLFLSSLDYKFKQLTSIIMLVTVMIMITIFYSTLLLTFYKASEKDAVNNHPYDVAFYQSETKNTISVEELNEVIDLKEHLQIPIFNHYEKLEYVDGYQTYDFMALDDFNKLTSSQVSLGKNEYLFYLNSDPEYAHPDMVESIQLTINNEVVTYQLKDQVIENTINLLPNAYEFIVVNQSEFDFLRNRVEGYELNLHLINVENWKDSEIPVNELEEKFHVNNKLTPPMNYPDMEHTSESELFRVVSKIGDYHQNKTTNGMMFYVTTFLSIMFFFGTFVLLYLNLFSEVETEKLKYRKLTKIGMASKEIKQNVSRELGTIFFAPTVLGTTLAFFYLAILSTDVGGIMQNPDILMHFLQIAGIYLIIQVGSFFYARKKMLLHLIN from the coding sequence ATGACATTTAATCAAGTGGTTTGGAAGATGGTGAGAGTTAACTATAAGAAGTATATCTTTTATTATCTTTGCAACAGTTTTGCGGTGATGTTCTTCTTTATGTTCTCGACCGTTTATTTTAACAGCAGGGTTGAACAAGGGAAGAAGATGGAGAGCCTGCAGGATGCTTTATCGATTCCTGGAGCAGCGTTGATTATTTTTACGATTTTCTTTATCAGTTATGCCCATAATGTTTTTATGAAAAAGAGAAAAAGTGAGTTTGGGCTTTTTATGACATTGGGCATGGCAAGAAGAGACTTAAGCAAATTGCTTATCTTGGAAAATGCAGCAATCGCCATTTTATCCATTCTATCAGGACTGCTTGCTGGAGCTATTTTCTCAAGATTGTTTTTTATGCTGTTGATGAATTTCATCGAATTGGAGGATGTTCCGTTTCACTTTACAGGTAAAATGTTCTTTTTCTCTATCGGAGCATTTATTGCCGTATTCATACTAGCTGTAGGGAAATCTTTGCTTCAGACGATGAGAAGCAGCCTGATTCTTAGCATGAAGAGCAACAGGTACGCTGACTCAATCAAAATGAGAAGTCCATTGATAGGCGGCTTCGGACTGCTGATGATGGCCGGCTCGCTTCTGATTCTTTATTTTACATTTGAAAGCTCAAATGGTGCCTATCTGCCGCTGTGGACATTGTCGATGTTATTAGGCCTGTATATTTCAATTAACCAAGCTGCTAGTTTCCTAATCAACCTTGCTAAGAAGTTTCCCGGATTTTACTATCGCAGATTGCTTTTCCTGAGCAGCCTTGATTATAAATTCAAGCAGTTGACTTCCATTATCATGCTCGTGACGGTAATGATTATGATCACCATCTTCTATAGCACCTTATTATTGACCTTTTATAAGGCTTCTGAAAAGGATGCTGTGAATAATCATCCATATGATGTCGCTTTTTATCAGTCAGAAACGAAGAATACAATTTCTGTTGAAGAGCTAAATGAGGTCATAGATCTAAAGGAACATCTTCAAATACCGATATTCAATCATTATGAAAAACTTGAATATGTCGATGGATATCAGACTTATGATTTTATGGCACTGGATGATTTCAATAAACTGACTTCGAGTCAAGTATCGTTGGGGAAGAATGAATACCTATTTTATTTAAACTCTGATCCAGAATATGCTCATCCTGATATGGTCGAATCTATTCAGTTAACTATTAATAATGAAGTTGTAACTTATCAATTGAAGGATCAAGTAATTGAAAACACAATTAATTTGCTGCCAAATGCATATGAATTCATTGTCGTTAATCAGTCCGAATTTGATTTTCTGCGGAATAGAGTGGAGGGGTATGAACTTAATCTTCATCTAATTAATGTTGAGAACTGGAAAGATAGCGAAATTCCCGTAAATGAATTAGAAGAGAAATTCCATGTTAACAATAAGTTGACTCCACCCATGAATTATCCCGATATGGAGCATACCTCAGAATCCGAATTGTTTCGGGTGGTCTCAAAGATAGGAGACTATCATCAAAATAAAACCACCAATGGAATGATGTTCTATGTGACTACTTTTTTAAGCATCATGTTCTTTTTCGGCACTTTTGTTTTGCTGTATCTTAATCTCTTTTCCGAAGTCGAAACTGAGAAATTGAAATATCGGAAACTAACTAAAATCGGGATGGCATCAAAGGAAATAAAACAAAACGTATCCAGAGAATTAGGGACGATCTTCTTTGCACCAACTGTTCTCGGAACGACACTAGCTTTCTTTTACCTTGCAATCTTGTCAACAGACGTCGGAGGAATCATGCAAAACCCAGATATATTGATGCATTTCCTGCAGATTGCTGGCATTTACCTGATCATCCAGGTTGGATCATTTTTTTATGCCAGGAAGAAGATGCTATTGCACTTGATTAATTAG
- a CDS encoding ABC transporter ATP-binding protein, which translates to MVILDAQNIVKVYGGSSGEGSTKALDGVSLSINKGEFVAIMGPSGSGKTTFLNVLSGIDQSTSGEVTIAGQEIGEMSGDQLALFRRNQLGFVFQEFNLLDSLTVKENIMLPMVLEKKHASDMEEKVQELAQLFEIQDTLEKYPYNISGGQQQRTAVSRALVNEPAMIFADEPTGNLDSKSSSVIMECFKKIVDELATTVLLVTHDVFAASYCHKVVFIKDGMIYSSIVKKGSRKEFLNRIMDNLAVLGGRTYDI; encoded by the coding sequence ATGGTCATTCTGGATGCTCAAAATATTGTAAAAGTTTATGGAGGATCAAGTGGGGAAGGTTCGACGAAGGCTCTTGACGGAGTAAGCCTTTCTATTAATAAAGGAGAGTTTGTGGCGATTATGGGACCGTCGGGAAGCGGGAAGACGACCTTTCTCAATGTGCTGAGCGGTATCGACCAGTCAACTTCTGGCGAGGTCACTATCGCTGGGCAGGAGATTGGTGAGATGTCAGGCGATCAGCTTGCACTGTTCCGTCGCAACCAGCTCGGTTTTGTATTTCAGGAGTTCAACCTTTTAGACAGCTTGACAGTTAAAGAGAATATCATGCTGCCAATGGTATTGGAAAAGAAGCATGCAAGCGATATGGAAGAAAAAGTACAGGAACTCGCTCAACTGTTTGAAATCCAAGATACGCTTGAAAAGTACCCCTACAACATATCAGGCGGCCAGCAGCAGCGGACCGCGGTCAGCCGCGCGCTCGTCAATGAGCCTGCGATGATTTTTGCGGATGAACCAACCGGGAATCTGGATTCCAAATCCTCTTCCGTCATTATGGAATGCTTTAAAAAAATTGTTGATGAGCTCGCGACAACGGTCCTGCTTGTGACGCATGACGTTTTTGCTGCCAGCTATTGTCATAAGGTCGTTTTTATCAAAGATGGAATGATCTATTCGAGTATCGTGAAAAAAGGAAGCAGGAAGGAGTTCCTGAATCGAATCATGGATAACCTTGCTGTCTTAGGAGGAAGAACCTATGACATTTAA
- a CDS encoding sensor histidine kinase: MLKSLFLRFLKDRILLILLYLLNIVCVLLFFHLSEPANNEYFYPLAIGLFFLSLYLFIDWFRFYPTGRAIEMRRKGQNVEWAASTEEQKAFQRLLHRAVSEYTKENNELKEQSKERISLLSHWMHHLKTPVSVIELILNNGEKTETLEKIQQENKRLHTSIEQGLTMIRMDQFGNDFEVQTVDLVGSLRKLINARKKEWIYQSLFPSIESSEEDAFIITDPKWNEIMIDQIITNAIKYSSLKEGNKKLVFKVERVEDHIHLSIIDEGVGIPPYDIERVFQPFFTGENGRQHRNSTGIGLYLSKKIADKTGAKITIQSVHGEGTTVILRWLATGSK; this comes from the coding sequence ATGCTTAAAAGTCTCTTTCTCCGATTTTTAAAGGACCGCATACTTCTTATTCTATTATATCTTCTCAATATCGTTTGTGTACTGTTATTTTTTCATCTTAGTGAACCTGCGAACAACGAATATTTTTACCCATTGGCAATCGGGTTATTTTTCTTAAGTCTTTATCTGTTTATCGATTGGTTCCGCTTTTACCCAACAGGCCGCGCTATCGAAATGCGCAGGAAGGGTCAGAATGTTGAATGGGCAGCCAGTACGGAGGAACAGAAGGCATTCCAGCGATTATTACATAGAGCAGTGAGTGAATACACTAAAGAAAACAATGAGTTAAAGGAACAAAGCAAAGAGAGAATCAGTTTATTGTCCCATTGGATGCACCATCTGAAGACTCCGGTTTCAGTGATAGAGCTGATTTTGAATAATGGGGAAAAAACAGAGACTTTAGAAAAAATCCAGCAGGAAAATAAACGACTGCATACATCCATCGAGCAAGGTCTGACGATGATCAGGATGGATCAGTTTGGGAATGACTTTGAGGTGCAGACAGTTGACCTGGTTGGTTCGTTACGGAAGTTAATCAATGCGCGGAAAAAGGAATGGATCTACCAATCGCTTTTTCCTTCTATTGAATCTAGCGAAGAAGATGCTTTCATCATTACGGATCCAAAGTGGAATGAGATTATGATTGACCAAATCATCACCAATGCAATTAAGTACTCCAGCTTGAAGGAAGGAAACAAAAAGCTTGTTTTTAAGGTTGAGAGGGTGGAAGATCACATCCATCTTTCCATTATTGACGAGGGTGTAGGCATACCTCCATACGACATTGAGAGGGTATTTCAGCCATTTTTCACTGGGGAAAATGGCAGACAGCACCGCAATTCTACAGGGATAGGGCTTTACCTCAGCAAGAAGATCGCCGACAAGACTGGAGCTAAAATTACCATCCAATCTGTGCATGGAGAAGGAACAACGGTTATACTTCGTTGGTTAGCAACCGGGAGTAAATAA